The following are from one region of the Neurospora crassa OR74A linkage group III, whole genome shotgun sequence genome:
- a CDS encoding peptidyl-prolyl cis-trans isomerase-like 2 gives MGKGTDKLYITHSEWSSSDAYGASTGANAGARAQRRGASFKKLPFNFCAASLQPFKNPVCTPDGTIFDVEVIGSWLEKHKTNPVTGEPLSAKDLIKLNFARNGDTTDSDENKGDLIDPVTFKVFTDNTHIVAIRHGSYANVFAWETVERMNIKPKMWRDLVDDEEFGRRDIITLQDPQNVSASRDLSQFKYLQDGQDAILTKEQEEERKGGTVNIEALGRVGEKVLRAKEAVERARAARQAGGADVNRLTQALTTTSTNSATNNNKTAIARGQSLIQERKRPANAATYTTGLTAASFTSTGLTPSTSGSLALLSDEQYLLKPSHRIKNKGYVRMETNLGPLTLELLPEFAPKAVWNFLRLSEKGYYRDVAFHRSIRNFMIQGGDPSGTGRGGSSIWGKNFEDEFEGPNTHSARGIVSMANKGKNTNSSQFFITYRPASHLDRKHTIFAKVIEGQDTTLTAMENVATDGSDRPLNKIVIKDMIILIDPFAEWMKEKKQKEGEEERKREVARQGGTEDDRTTWTGKRIRADGTMEGQGMGEGGGGGPKVGKYLDVGAVKKAATTTTTTTRKAEEEEVDTWEEPVRKKAKMGGFGNFDGW, from the coding sequence ATGGGCAAAGGAACGGATAAACTATACATCACCCACTCCGAGTGGTCGTCCTCGGATGCGTACGGCGCCAGTACCGGTGCCAATGCCGGTGCGCGTGCCCAGCGGCGCGGTGCCAGCTTCAAGAAACTTCCCTTCAACTTCTGCGCCGCCAGTCTCCAACCCTTCAAGAACCCCGTCTGCACCCCCGACGGCACCATCTTCGATGTCGAAGTCATCGGCTCATGGCTCGAGAAACACAAGACGAATCCCGTCACCGGCGAGCCGCTCTCCGCCAAGGATCTGATCAAGCTCAACTTTGCCCGCAATGGCGACACCACCGACTCGGACGAGAACAAGGGCGACCTGATCGATCCCGTCACCTTCAAGGTCTTCACCGACAACACCCACATTGTCGCCATTCGCCATGGCTCCTATGCGAACGTCTTTGCCTGGGAAACTGTCGAGCGCATGAACATCAAGCCCAAGATGTGGCGCGACCTAGTCGACGATGAAGAGTTCGGCCGCAGGGACATCATCACCCTCCAAGACCCCCAGAACGTCTCCGCCAGCCGCGATCTCAGCCAGTTCAAGTACCTCCAAGACGGCCAGGACGCCATTCTCACCAAAGAACAGGAAGAAGAGCGCAAGGGCGGCACCGTCAACATCGAAGCCCTCGGCCGTGTGGGCGAGAAGGTGCTCCGCGCCAAGGAAGCCGTCGAGCGCGCCCGCGCAGCCCGACAAGCCGGCGGCGCCGACGTCAACCGTCTCACCCAAGCCCttaccaccacttccaccaaCTCCGCTACCAACAATAACAAAACAGCCATCGCCCGCGGCCAATCCCTAATCCAAGAGCGCAAACGCCCCGCCAACGCAGCGACCTATACAACCGGCCTAACCGCCGCATCCTTCACCTCGACCGGTCTGACTCCCTCCACCTCCGGCTCCCTCGCCCTCTTATCCGACGAGCAATACCTCCTCAAACCCTCCCACCGCATCAAGAACAAAGGCTACGTCCGCATGGAAACCAACCTGGGCCCGCTCACCCTCGAACTCCTCCCCGAATTCGCCCCCAAGGCCGTCTGGaacttcctccgcctctctGAAAAGGGCTACTACCGCGACGTCGCCTTCCACCGCTCCATCCGCAACTTTATGATCCAAGGCGGCGACCCCTCCGGCACCGGCCGGGGCGGTAGTTCCATCTGGGGCAAGAATTTCGAGGATGAATTCGAAGGGCCCAACACGCATTCCGCCCGCGGAATCGTATCCATGGCCAACAAGGGCAAAAACACAAACTCGTCCCAGTTCTTCATCACCTACCGCCCCGCCTCCCACCTGGACAGGAAACACACCATTTTCGCCAAAGTGATTGAGGGGCAAGACACGACGCTGACGGCCATGGAGAATGTGGCTACCGATGGATCGGATCGGCCGTTGAACAAGATTGTGATCAAGGATATGATTATCCTGATTGATCCGTTTGCGGAGtggatgaaggagaagaaacagaaggaaggggaggaggaaaggaaacgGGAGGTGGCGAGACAGGGAGGCACAGAGGATGATCGGACAACGTGGACGGGCAAGAGGATAAGGGCTGATGGGACAATGGAGGGACAAGGgatgggagaagggggaggaggaggacccaAAGTGGGCAAGTATTTGGATGTGGGCGCTGTGAAGAAAGCTGctacgacgacaacgacgacgacgaggaaagcagaagaggaagaggttgatACGTGGGAAGAACCGGTGAGGAAAAAGGCCAAGATGGGAGGGTTTGGGAATTTCGATGGATGgtga